The stretch of DNA GCTGATCTTCAGGGCGACGGGAATGACTACCTGGGCCGTGACCTGGCTGACGATGTTGAAATATATCTCTTCAACGGCTTCACCGTCCTGTTGGGTGTCCGCGGGCAATACGAACAGATTGAGTTCCAGCGCATGGGCGCCGGCCTGTTCAATCTGACGCGCGTAGTCCGTCCACTCAGAAGCGGAAACGCAGTTGATGCTGGCAATGACGGGGATGTCGGTTTTTTCCCGGCAATCGCGGATGAGGCGCAGGTATTCTTCCAAGCTGTGGCGGCGGGTGTACTGGGTGATGTAATCCGCGGCTTCGGCGTGGCCCATCGAGCCTTCGTGCAGAGCGCCCGCTTCATTCAGGATCTGTTCTTCAAAAATGGATTTGAGTACGACCGCGGCCGCGCCGTGGTCCTCCAGGCGACGAATGCTGTCCAAGGAACCCGTAAAGCCACAACTGCCGATAATGATGGGGTTGCGCAACTCCAGTCCCATGTAACTTGTGGATACGTCCATGACACCCTCCAGAAAGGCGGTTTTACCCTCAAGATCCGCTTTGCATGGTAGCACAGGCCCGATTCGGGTGTCAAC from Candidatus Aminicenantes bacterium encodes:
- a CDS encoding dihydroorotate dehydrogenase-like protein; its protein translation is MDVSTSYMGLELRNPIIIGSCGFTGSLDSIRRLEDHGAAAVVLKSIFEEQILNEAGALHEGSMGHAEAADYITQYTRRHSLEEYLRLIRDCREKTDIPVIASINCVSASEWTDYARQIEQAGAHALELNLFVLPADTQQDGEAVEEIYFNIVSQVTAQVVIPVALKISPYFSSLANTAFNLSVRNVAALVLFNRFYSPDIDLKTMQVTSGEVTSCPHENAMVLRWIALLAGRVHCDLAATTGIHDGAAAIKNILAGAAAVQIASAIYKQGPEVVASMLTEIRQWMEETGVTRLRDIIGRLSRKRIDAPQLYERAQFMKYFAGAED